From Chryseotalea sp. WA131a:
GCGTGTGCGCCATGCGATGGCGTTTGCCATTCATCAATTCTTTAATGACCGTGGGTTTACTTATATCCATACCCCTATTATCACCGGCTCGGATGCCGAAGGTGCTGGCGATATGTTTCGTGTAACCACGCTTGATGTCAACAACCCTCCTCGCAATGAGCAAGGTCACATCAACCACAAAGAAGATTTTTTTGGAAAGGAAACGAACTTGACTGTTTCCGGGCAATTGGAGGGTGAAACCTATGCCTTGGCGTTGGGAGATATTTACACGTTTGGGCCAACCTTTCGTGCCGAAAATTCTAACACTACACGCCACTTGGCGGAGTTTTGGATGATTGAGCCAGAGATGGCTTTTTACGATATTCAAGACAACATGCAGTTGGCCACCGATCTATTGCAATACTTGGTTCGCTATGCACTCACCAACTGCGTGGATGACTTAGAGTTTTTAAACAAACGTGCGTTGGAAGAAGACGCCACCAAACCGCAAGAGCAACGCAACGAATTGAGTTTATTGGACCGATTAAAGTTTGTGGTCGAAAATGATTTCCAGCGGCTAAGCTACACCGAAGCCATCGACATTCTAAAAAACTCAAACCCCAACAAGAAAAAGAAGTTTCAATACCTGGTGGAGCAATGGGGCGTTGATTTGCAATCGGAGCACGAGCGCTACTTGGTGGAGAAACATTTTAAGAAGCCTGTTATTCTCTACAACTATCCGAAAGACATCAAAGCCTTTTACATGCGCCAAAACGATGATGGAAAAACCGTTGCCGCAATGGATGTTCTCTTTCCTGGAATTGGAGAAATCATAGGCGGCTCGCAGCGCGAAGAGCGATACGATAACTTATTGAAACGTGTGCAAGAAATGAATCTGCCCGAAAAAGATTTGTGGTGGTATTTGGAGTTGCGCAAGTTTGGTTCTGCACCACACGCAGGTTTTGGATTGGGCTTCGAGCGATTGATTTTGTTTGTAACCGGCATGACCAACATCCGCGATGTGATTCCCTTCCCAAGGTTCCCGAAGAGTGCGGAGTTTTGACTTTGATTCAATGATTTCTATGATGTAATTGATTGGTTATTGTGCCCAGAAGAAATCATAAGAATCAAATAAATCACAAACTAATTAGTGCGTAGACTTTAACAACCCTCGCAAATATTAATTCGAATTACCATCAAAGTTCTGACAATATGGAAACCATTGAACTTTCAGGCATTATTGGAATGATTGCATTGGCTGCGCTGGCAGCTAACTTTTTTGTAGGGATTTTTATTTGGTCGAAGCAAGAATTTAAACTGCCTTACGGGATTTCTTTTTTACAACTCCATAAGTTCACGGGCTATTCGGCCGCCATCGCGATTTTGTTGCACATTGTGTTGATTCCCCTCGACCCCAAATCAGGCTTTACATGGGGAGATTTATTGTTGCCCGCTTGGACCAAACACCAACCGTTGGCAAACACCTTTGGCTCTGTTGCTTTCTATTTGATTGGTGTGGTAGTGATCAGTTCGTACTACAAAGACAAAATAAAATCTAAAATGTGGCGCACGCTCCATTTCTTGAGCTACTTCGCTGTCATCCCACTTGTTCTTCACAGCGTTATCACAGATCCCAAACTTGAAGATCGGCCTATCGATTGGTTTGATGCAGAGAAGTTGTTTGTAATTGCGTGTTGTGTTGCGATTGTTGGATTATCGACCTATCGATTTTTTGTTGTCAAGAAAAATTGAAAAGTTTCCAGTTTTTTGTAGCAAGTTGTCAGTGCCAACCAAAAAAGACAAACCAATTACTTCCTCTTAATCGCCAACAACGGGATTGTGCCCAGGTAAGCTAGCGTGCGTGTCACGCTTTTAGCAAAAAGTTTTTCTTCCAAACTTAATTTATGCGTGAACGTGGTGAGCAAGTCAGCCTTGGTTTCTTTAATGTAAGAATCGATAGCGGTTGGAATATCTTCTTCCAAAATCAATTTGAAATCGATCTTACCATAATTGGATTTTTTGATCATCGCCTCCACAGATAATTTTGAGGCCTCTACCCTCTTGTCCATGGCGCCCACCACGTGAATCATGTGTACGTGTGAATCATAGATTTTGGCAAACTCTAAAACAATGTCCAACTCCTTTTGCGTATCCTTCAAATCAGAAGCATAAACGATCTTTTCTAAGTTTTTAAATTTTGCAAATTCGGGAATAGCCAACACAGGCACCGGGCTATCGTCAATCACCGAAACGGTAGTGCCACCCAAGCGGGCTTTCTTCATTGCCGAAGCACCGCGCGAACCCATGGCCACAATATTGGTTTTATTTTTTTCGGTATATCGTTTCACCATATCGGCTACGGTATGCGCTCGAATGGCTTTAAATTCAATTGCATAGTCGCCTTTTATTATGCTTTTGAGTTCTGAAATCAAGGCCGCCCCTTCTTCTTCAGAAACCTGAACCAATGCTTTTTCTATTTGCTTCATGCGCAAATTAGCTTTGGGCACTCCATCAAATCGGATGATATTCAATATGGTAAACTCGGCCTTTACGGTGGTGCCCAATCGAATAGCGTATTCGATGGCCACTTTTGATAAAGGAGTAAAATCGGTAAGCAACACAATTTTGGGTACTGACATAGCGGTATAGAGTTATTTTCAAAAATAAACCATTCGCAAGCAGTAAAAAAGTGATTAAGGATGTAAATTTCGGGATGCTTAACTCCATGAAAAATAGCCTAATTCTTACCCTACTTCTATTGACCGCCAGCGTAACACTTTGCGCACAAGCCTCTTCTAAAAATATCATTACCCACATTAGGGTATTGGCCAACGACTCGCTGGAAGGTAGAGGCACTGGCACGGCAGGCGAAAGACTAGCGATGGCCTATATTCAATCGCAATGGAAAGAAATGAAATTGATTCCCAAAGGGGATGGAAAAAGCTATTCGCAAAAATTCAGTTTCAAATCTGGCACACACGGCACAGGTAAAGAAGGCACGAGCTACAACTTAGTTGGCTACATCGATAACCGAGCTGTCAATACCATTATCATTGGTGCACACTACGATCACTTGGGGTTGGGTATGGAGAGTGGTTCGCTGGACGCCAACCCACAAAACAAAATCCATAACGGTGCAGATGACAATGCTTCGGGTGTTGCAGGGGTTTTGGAATTGGCTCGCCATTTTCAAACAAATAGAATTAAAGAGGCTTACAATTTTTTGTTTCTATGTTTTAGTGGTGAGGAGTTGGGTTTGTACGGCTCCAAGTATTTTACCGAAAACCCAACCATCGATTTAAGAAAGGCAAACTTTATGATAAATTTAGACATGGTTGGACGCTTAAATCCCGATTCTAAAAATCTAACCGTAAGCGGATCGGGCACCAGTGCTGCGTTTGAGCCTTTGTTAAAAAGTTTATCAAACGATAAAGTCCAAATTAAAACTGATTCATCGGGCATGGGTCCCTCCGACCATACTTCATTTTATCTAAAAAACATTCCGGTACTTCATTTCTTCACAGGTTCGCATAGCGATTACCACAAACCGACTGACGACTGGGACAAGATTAATGCAGAGGGCGAAAAAGAATTGCTGAATGTTATCATTCGGTTAGTTGAAAAATTGGAGAAGCAGCCCAAGCTTTCTTTCTTACCTACCAAAAATAAATCGATGAGCTCTTCACGCTCTTTTAAAGTTACCATGGGGGTGATGCCAAGCTATTCTTCATCCGAAGAAGGATTGAAAGTAGATGGTGTAAGTGAAGGCAAGCCAGCGCAAAAGGCCGGGATACAAACAGGAGATTTAATCATGCAAATTGGCGATTTTAAAATCAAAGACATACAAGCTTATATGGACGCTTTGGGTAAATTTGAAAAAGGACAAACTGTGCCAGTGAAGTTGAAGCGGGGAAATGAGATGGTAGTGGTGAATGTTACTTTTTAAATATGGTAAGTATGGTTGGTAAGTAGTAAGTGGTATTCTGTATTCAATCTCCCAAATCCTATCTCCCAAATTCTTTTAATTATGAAATAGGAAGGAAGAAGAGAAATTGATAACGTATATGATCAACGGGGAGGCGGTCGTGGTTTTGGAGGTTTTCCCAGAGGACTATTGACCAAGAATGGACTCGGCACAATCGTCATAGTATTAGTGATCAGTTGGCTTA
This genomic window contains:
- the asnS gene encoding asparagine--tRNA ligase, which translates into the protein MKRTKIKELLSALPSGQIVKAQGWVRTFRNNQFISINDGSTINNLQAVVGLNSLEESNLKRITSGACISIVGELIPSLGKGQAIEVKVTQLDILGDSDPEKYPLQLKNKPSLEYLREIAHLRGRTNTISAVMRVRHAMAFAIHQFFNDRGFTYIHTPIITGSDAEGAGDMFRVTTLDVNNPPRNEQGHINHKEDFFGKETNLTVSGQLEGETYALALGDIYTFGPTFRAENSNTTRHLAEFWMIEPEMAFYDIQDNMQLATDLLQYLVRYALTNCVDDLEFLNKRALEEDATKPQEQRNELSLLDRLKFVVENDFQRLSYTEAIDILKNSNPNKKKKFQYLVEQWGVDLQSEHERYLVEKHFKKPVILYNYPKDIKAFYMRQNDDGKTVAAMDVLFPGIGEIIGGSQREERYDNLLKRVQEMNLPEKDLWWYLELRKFGSAPHAGFGLGFERLILFVTGMTNIRDVIPFPRFPKSAEF
- a CDS encoding ferric reductase-like transmembrane domain-containing protein translates to METIELSGIIGMIALAALAANFFVGIFIWSKQEFKLPYGISFLQLHKFTGYSAAIAILLHIVLIPLDPKSGFTWGDLLLPAWTKHQPLANTFGSVAFYLIGVVVISSYYKDKIKSKMWRTLHFLSYFAVIPLVLHSVITDPKLEDRPIDWFDAEKLFVIACCVAIVGLSTYRFFVVKKN
- a CDS encoding universal stress protein, translated to MSVPKIVLLTDFTPLSKVAIEYAIRLGTTVKAEFTILNIIRFDGVPKANLRMKQIEKALVQVSEEEGAALISELKSIIKGDYAIEFKAIRAHTVADMVKRYTEKNKTNIVAMGSRGASAMKKARLGGTTVSVIDDSPVPVLAIPEFAKFKNLEKIVYASDLKDTQKELDIVLEFAKIYDSHVHMIHVVGAMDKRVEASKLSVEAMIKKSNYGKIDFKLILEEDIPTAIDSYIKETKADLLTTFTHKLSLEEKLFAKSVTRTLAYLGTIPLLAIKRK
- a CDS encoding M20/M25/M40 family metallo-hydrolase is translated as MKNSLILTLLLLTASVTLCAQASSKNIITHIRVLANDSLEGRGTGTAGERLAMAYIQSQWKEMKLIPKGDGKSYSQKFSFKSGTHGTGKEGTSYNLVGYIDNRAVNTIIIGAHYDHLGLGMESGSLDANPQNKIHNGADDNASGVAGVLELARHFQTNRIKEAYNFLFLCFSGEELGLYGSKYFTENPTIDLRKANFMINLDMVGRLNPDSKNLTVSGSGTSAAFEPLLKSLSNDKVQIKTDSSGMGPSDHTSFYLKNIPVLHFFTGSHSDYHKPTDDWDKINAEGEKELLNVIIRLVEKLEKQPKLSFLPTKNKSMSSSRSFKVTMGVMPSYSSSEEGLKVDGVSEGKPAQKAGIQTGDLIMQIGDFKIKDIQAYMDALGKFEKGQTVPVKLKRGNEMVVVNVTF